Proteins encoded within one genomic window of Companilactobacillus sp.:
- a CDS encoding DegV family protein, with amino-acid sequence MTEKIAVFVDSCCDIPQEYVQKDGIFELPMQIIYKDENYLDRVNISSEQVYDSLDREIPKTSLPSGDSIERSLDEAYANGYRKIISISISSNLSGTFNFLKTFLENDGRFEYKAFDTKQVAVGAGLIAVVAKDLVDEGKSFEEVVDGVQKACDHTVTYFCIPTLTYLRAGGRIGLVSSVVGGVLKLAPIITCNEEGIYTAIAKARGMKRGQKIMREKIKDFVGSHQKYLLAVSHGNDEAAGGKMLASLEENGLHGQKEFFGIVGPALGVHTGPGLVGVACTLLD; translated from the coding sequence ATGACTGAAAAAATTGCAGTATTCGTTGACTCATGTTGCGATATTCCCCAGGAATATGTGCAAAAGGATGGCATTTTCGAACTGCCAATGCAGATTATTTATAAAGATGAGAACTACTTAGATCGTGTCAATATCTCCTCAGAACAAGTTTATGATAGCTTGGATAGAGAAATTCCTAAGACTTCTTTGCCATCAGGAGATTCAATCGAACGCAGTCTAGATGAGGCTTATGCGAATGGCTATCGCAAGATCATTTCAATCTCGATTTCATCGAATTTGAGCGGGACGTTCAACTTTTTAAAGACGTTCTTGGAAAACGATGGACGTTTCGAATACAAAGCCTTTGATACTAAACAAGTTGCCGTTGGTGCAGGACTGATTGCTGTTGTTGCCAAAGATTTAGTCGATGAAGGCAAAAGCTTTGAAGAGGTCGTTGATGGCGTTCAGAAGGCTTGCGACCACACGGTAACTTACTTCTGTATTCCTACTTTGACTTATCTTAGAGCTGGTGGCCGGATCGGCTTAGTTTCCTCAGTTGTTGGTGGAGTGTTAAAACTAGCTCCGATCATCACTTGCAATGAAGAGGGGATTTATACCGCAATCGCCAAAGCTAGAGGTATGAAACGTGGTCAAAAGATCATGCGCGAGAAGATCAAGGATTTCGTCGGCAGTCATCAAAAATACTTGTTAGCTGTCAGTCACGGAAATGACGAAGCAGCCGGCGGTAAAATGCTAGCTAGTTTGGAAGAAAATGGTCTGCATGGCCAAAAGGAATTCTTTGGTATAGTTGGTCCTGCATTAGGAGTTCACACAGGACCCGGACTAGTTGGAGTGGCCTGCACATTGCTAGACTAA
- a CDS encoding carboxylate--amine ligase has product MNVYGMARAFHELYGDTVKAYAETQLAPTRYTKILDLTLFSGFAEDPVFIEKMREIAKIYDKHEEPVILIGCGDGYAELISKHKEELSKTFICPYVDYDLLKSLNNKESFYKVADKHQLPHPLTTIITKAEYEDKDDIKNPYDYPVALKPANSVEWLDIHFEGRKKAFTIHSDEEFKDIVGKIYDNGYTSDLILQDFIPGDDSNMRVLNAYVDQEHHVKMMCLGHPILEDPTPQSIGNYVAIVPEFNQDVYDLVQKFLEDIKFTGYANFDMKYDSRDKTFKFFEINLRMGRSSFFVTLNGYNLAKYVVEDYIENSLENEPTVYANKNKAQHKLWLGVPVKVFRKYAADNDATHYADELIKQDRIGTTVFYDKDRSFKRWLLLTYMFHNYVKRFDQYFEANKGRDFEK; this is encoded by the coding sequence ATGAACGTATACGGAATGGCCCGTGCTTTCCATGAGCTATACGGTGACACAGTCAAAGCCTATGCCGAGACCCAATTGGCACCTACACGGTATACTAAAATACTTGATTTGACGCTTTTTTCAGGATTCGCCGAGGATCCAGTTTTTATCGAAAAAATGCGTGAAATCGCTAAAATATATGACAAACATGAAGAACCAGTAATATTGATCGGCTGTGGGGACGGCTATGCCGAACTTATCAGTAAACATAAAGAAGAATTGTCGAAGACATTTATTTGTCCATACGTTGACTATGACTTATTAAAATCATTGAACAACAAAGAGAGTTTTTACAAAGTTGCTGACAAGCACCAATTACCACATCCATTAACAACGATCATTACTAAGGCTGAATATGAAGACAAAGACGATATCAAGAATCCTTATGACTATCCAGTAGCTTTAAAGCCTGCTAATAGTGTTGAGTGGTTGGATATCCATTTTGAAGGCCGTAAAAAGGCATTCACCATTCATTCAGACGAGGAATTCAAGGATATTGTCGGCAAAATTTATGACAACGGCTATACGTCAGATTTGATCTTGCAAGACTTTATTCCAGGGGATGATTCCAACATGCGTGTGCTAAATGCGTATGTCGATCAAGAGCATCATGTCAAAATGATGTGCTTAGGTCATCCAATTCTAGAGGACCCAACTCCGCAATCAATTGGTAATTACGTTGCTATCGTTCCAGAATTTAACCAGGACGTTTACGACTTAGTTCAGAAGTTCTTGGAAGATATTAAGTTCACTGGATACGCTAATTTTGATATGAAGTATGATTCCCGTGACAAGACTTTCAAATTCTTTGAAATCAACCTACGTATGGGAAGAAGTAGTTTCTTCGTCACATTGAATGGCTATAACCTTGCCAAATATGTAGTAGAAGATTATATTGAAAATAGTTTAGAAAATGAACCAACTGTTTACGCAAATAAGAACAAGGCACAACACAAACTTTGGCTAGGAGTTCCAGTTAAGGTCTTCCGCAAGTATGCTGCGGATAATGACGCAACTCATTATGCTGACGAACTTATTAAGCAAGACAGAATTGGCACAACCGTTTTCTACGATAAAGATCGTTCATTCAAGCGTTGGCTATTATTGACATACATGTTCCACAACTATGTCAAACGATTCGACCAATACTTTGAAGCTAATAAAGGACGAGACTTCGAAAAATAG
- a CDS encoding universal stress protein, with protein MDELKDYQVTKIEYDRILICVDSDDFVSSKNAFNYACSLAKHYNAKLGIVSVLETGDLNIFQSLDKDTLNQRRDQIKDLLEAYGQKAKEYGVEDLHLMVTEGNPGHVIVEQVIPTFKPDLVIVGVEEKNRNRNTIGSQAARIVNDSKVSVSVIR; from the coding sequence ATGGATGAATTAAAGGATTACCAAGTCACAAAGATTGAATACGATAGGATCTTGATCTGTGTAGATTCAGATGACTTCGTTTCTTCAAAAAATGCCTTTAACTATGCATGTTCTTTAGCTAAGCATTACAACGCTAAATTAGGGATCGTTTCAGTATTGGAAACAGGAGATTTGAACATTTTCCAATCATTGGACAAGGACACTCTAAACCAACGTCGTGATCAAATTAAGGATCTGCTAGAAGCTTATGGTCAAAAAGCCAAAGAATATGGCGTTGAAGATCTTCACTTGATGGTTACCGAAGGAAATCCGGGCCATGTTATTGTGGAGCAAGTAATTCCTACATTTAAGCCAGACCTAGTGATCGTTGGTGTTGAAGAGAAGAACCGTAATAGAAATACTATCGGATCTCAAGCAGCACGCATCGTTAACGATTCCAAGGTTTCTGTCAGTGTCATCAGATAA
- a CDS encoding M13 family metallopeptidase: MVNAKPASYKDNLYLAVNGEWQETAKIPADKPRTGGFMDLDEGVEKTLMNEFHEFANDESKVDDKLLLQAVRLYRLANNVEHLNKFHQQPILKDIQRITDLKDLNDLSEHLADLSADNFPLPIDVSIDADMKDTSTNVVYIEGASLILPDKSYYDDDNESGKTLLKKFSEVSVKLLSMIGYDLDKAKAIVEKALAFDKLLVPIVKSQEEWADYTKIYNPMEFSEYITKSKSLDLQKEVVDLINDTPDKVIIEEPRYLDNLGKIANDANFDDMKAWMLVTYLTDNASNLDEEFRQTIGEYSLALSGAEELQNRTKYAYHKASRIFDQVVGTYYGKKYFGEDAKEDVRKMVKKMISIYEQRITDNTWLGEDTKKKAIVKLEKIKIKVGYPDKIDDLYSKYEVEETASLYDNVINFHRIKRQDELDSYHRPVNRGKWLMPGHMVNACYDPSRNDITFPAAILQAPFYSLKQSSSQNYGGIGAVIAHEISHAFDNNGAQFDEFGNMNNWWTDEDYAKFKDLTQKMIKEFDGIPYAGGKVNGKLVVSENVADVGGLRCALEAAKTEDDVNLKEFFINWARVWRLKATQEFNELLLKTDVHSPGPLRANVMAQNMDEFYPEFQVTEKDGMWLEPDKRVNIW; encoded by the coding sequence ATGGTCAATGCTAAACCAGCTAGCTATAAAGATAATTTATACTTGGCAGTTAATGGTGAATGGCAAGAAACAGCTAAAATACCTGCTGACAAGCCTAGAACTGGTGGATTCATGGACCTTGACGAGGGTGTTGAGAAGACCTTGATGAATGAATTCCATGAGTTTGCAAATGATGAAAGTAAAGTTGACGATAAATTGCTTTTACAAGCAGTTCGTCTCTATCGTTTAGCAAATAATGTTGAACACTTGAATAAATTTCATCAACAGCCAATTCTCAAAGATATTCAAAGAATTACAGACCTTAAAGACTTAAACGATTTAAGCGAACATTTAGCAGATCTTTCGGCAGATAATTTTCCACTACCAATTGACGTCTCAATTGATGCCGATATGAAAGATACTTCGACTAATGTTGTTTATATCGAAGGAGCAAGTTTGATCTTGCCTGACAAGTCATATTACGACGATGACAATGAATCAGGGAAGACTTTGTTGAAGAAATTCAGCGAGGTTTCTGTTAAGTTGCTCTCAATGATCGGATACGACTTAGATAAAGCAAAAGCAATCGTTGAAAAAGCTTTGGCATTTGATAAATTGTTAGTTCCAATCGTTAAGAGTCAAGAAGAGTGGGCAGATTATACTAAGATTTATAACCCAATGGAATTTAGCGAGTACATTACTAAATCGAAGTCGCTGGATCTCCAAAAAGAAGTAGTTGATCTGATCAACGATACTCCTGACAAGGTTATTATCGAAGAACCACGCTACTTAGATAATTTGGGTAAAATTGCTAATGATGCTAACTTTGACGATATGAAAGCTTGGATGTTAGTAACATACTTAACAGATAATGCTTCAAACTTGGACGAAGAATTCCGTCAAACAATTGGCGAATACTCATTGGCATTGAGTGGTGCTGAAGAGCTTCAAAATAGAACCAAATATGCCTATCACAAGGCATCAAGAATTTTTGACCAAGTAGTTGGTACTTACTATGGTAAAAAGTACTTTGGTGAAGATGCTAAAGAAGACGTTCGTAAAATGGTCAAGAAGATGATCTCAATTTACGAACAACGCATCACTGACAATACTTGGTTAGGCGAGGATACTAAGAAGAAAGCCATTGTTAAACTTGAAAAAATCAAGATCAAAGTGGGTTACCCTGACAAGATCGACGATTTATATAGTAAGTATGAAGTTGAAGAAACAGCTTCACTTTACGACAATGTCATCAACTTCCATCGTATCAAGCGTCAAGATGAATTAGACAGTTATCACAGACCAGTTAACCGTGGAAAATGGCTCATGCCAGGACACATGGTCAATGCATGTTATGATCCATCAAGAAATGATATTACGTTCCCAGCTGCAATTTTGCAGGCACCATTTTATAGCTTGAAACAATCAAGCAGTCAAAATTACGGTGGAATTGGAGCCGTTATCGCACATGAAATTTCTCATGCCTTCGATAACAACGGTGCTCAATTCGACGAGTTCGGTAATATGAACAACTGGTGGACAGATGAAGATTATGCTAAATTCAAAGATCTGACACAAAAAATGATCAAAGAATTCGACGGAATCCCATACGCCGGTGGCAAGGTCAACGGAAAGCTAGTAGTTAGCGAAAACGTAGCCGATGTCGGTGGTTTAAGATGTGCCCTAGAAGCAGCCAAGACAGAAGATGATGTTAATTTGAAAGAATTCTTCATCAACTGGGCCAGAGTATGGCGCCTAAAGGCAACCCAAGAATTCAACGAACTATTGCTAAAGACAGACGTACATTCACCAGGCCCACTACGTGCAAATGTAATGGCCCAAAACATGGACGAATTCTATCCAGAATTCCAAGTAACAGAGAAGGATGGAATGTGGCTGGAGCCAGATAAGAGAGTAAATATCTGGTAA
- a CDS encoding subtype B tannase, producing the protein MKKTTIALFTMFLAILVLAGCSSNKNSSSDSKTLKAGDLSSTSYKKSTTYYRGGTTYKGKSISLNFDKAKYTTRTITSGNKKIKYRAYENIVYVSKPVDKKYETMNIYIPEAYFKNKKLNGYTKNSAPVFLPNSIGGYMPGEATTVGKTSSSSSAAPVAGAPGAGGAGVSATGGAPSGQNSAPEKALKEGYIVAAPGARGRTTKTNGKYTGKAPAAIVDLKAAVRYLKLNSKKIPGNQNKIISDGTSAGGAMSALLGASGNNKDYAPYLKAIGAADTSDDIFASMDFCPIMNLENADPAYEWEFNGINSYQGMAMPGTTATASTQTSAQKKYSNALKKQFPDYVNGLKLKDDNGNTLKMNADGTGSFNNLIKKTVMNSAQTAIDKGKNITEKKYPWLTIKNKKVTDVNLAKYYKAVGRMKTAPAFDGVDLSNAENQEMGTATVNKKHFTKYSQDNNTAKNKTAIADKSIIALMNPMDYVGENNADTASHWYIRYGEEDANTSIAIPTIFAQKLKNENKDVNYHLEWAKGHAGDYNLNEMFKWMNKISRA; encoded by the coding sequence GTGAAAAAAACTACCATAGCTTTATTTACTATGTTTCTAGCTATTTTAGTTTTGGCTGGGTGTTCGAGTAATAAAAACTCATCATCTGATTCCAAAACTTTAAAAGCTGGTGACTTATCATCAACCAGTTACAAGAAATCGACCACATATTATCGTGGAGGCACAACTTACAAAGGCAAGTCGATCAGCCTAAACTTCGATAAGGCCAAATACACTACCAGAACGATCACTTCTGGCAACAAGAAAATCAAATATCGTGCTTATGAAAATATTGTTTACGTAAGCAAGCCAGTTGATAAAAAATACGAAACTATGAACATCTATATTCCTGAAGCTTATTTCAAGAATAAGAAGTTAAACGGATATACTAAGAATTCTGCACCAGTCTTCTTACCAAATTCAATTGGTGGATACATGCCTGGTGAAGCCACAACAGTGGGCAAGACTAGTTCATCATCAAGTGCTGCACCAGTTGCCGGCGCTCCTGGTGCAGGAGGTGCCGGAGTTTCCGCTACAGGTGGTGCACCATCTGGTCAAAATTCTGCACCAGAAAAAGCACTTAAAGAAGGATACATTGTCGCAGCCCCTGGTGCTCGTGGCAGAACTACCAAGACAAACGGTAAGTATACAGGTAAAGCACCTGCAGCTATTGTTGATCTAAAGGCTGCTGTACGTTACTTGAAATTAAATTCTAAGAAGATTCCTGGAAACCAAAACAAGATCATTTCTGATGGTACTAGTGCCGGTGGCGCAATGTCAGCCTTATTAGGTGCATCAGGAAATAATAAAGATTACGCACCATATCTTAAAGCTATCGGTGCTGCCGATACCTCGGATGATATTTTTGCATCAATGGACTTCTGTCCAATCATGAACTTGGAAAATGCTGATCCTGCCTACGAATGGGAATTCAACGGCATCAACAGTTACCAAGGAATGGCAATGCCAGGAACAACTGCAACAGCTTCAACTCAAACTTCAGCACAAAAGAAATACTCAAATGCTTTGAAGAAACAATTCCCTGACTACGTCAACGGATTGAAACTCAAAGATGACAATGGCAATACCTTGAAGATGAACGCTGACGGAACTGGATCATTCAACAATTTGATCAAGAAGACTGTTATGAATTCAGCCCAAACAGCTATCGATAAGGGTAAAAATATTACCGAGAAGAAATATCCTTGGTTAACCATCAAGAACAAGAAAGTTACTGATGTTAACTTGGCTAAGTACTACAAAGCTGTAGGTAGAATGAAGACAGCTCCTGCATTTGATGGAGTGGACTTGTCAAATGCTGAAAACCAAGAAATGGGTACAGCAACAGTCAACAAGAAACACTTTACTAAGTACAGTCAAGACAACAATACTGCCAAGAATAAGACAGCAATTGCAGATAAATCGATCATTGCATTGATGAACCCAATGGACTACGTAGGCGAAAACAACGCCGACACAGCATCTCATTGGTACATCAGATATGGTGAAGAAGATGCCAACACATCAATCGCCATACCAACAATCTTCGCTCAAAAACTAAAGAACGAAAACAAGGATGTAAACTATCACCTAGAATGGGCAAAAGGCCACGCAGGTGATTACAACTTGAACGAAATGTTTAAATGGATGAATAAAATAAGTAGAGCGTAA
- a CDS encoding M57 family metalloprotease — protein MKFKKTIIAGTIALALFSTAPVFTTSNSVQAAATTTKIQASAESDQTQTMRLANPKKVTVAYSPNLSAQVKSQIKYAMKQWNSTKIVNLINYSGDDPYQANIYVSNNNPTTDSWGYSLNASVSTNDSNVRTLIWTKIDLDSGLRAGQYDNAAVAHTILHEMGHALGMPDNYQDPNAIMYHTSDYISGVDPTVKLDASDYQILKQLYASEE, from the coding sequence ATGAAATTCAAAAAAACAATCATTGCTGGAACCATTGCTTTAGCATTGTTTAGTACGGCTCCAGTGTTCACGACCAGCAATAGCGTCCAAGCTGCGGCAACTACCACGAAGATCCAAGCTAGCGCCGAATCAGATCAAACTCAAACTATGCGTTTAGCTAATCCGAAAAAAGTTACTGTCGCATACTCTCCAAACTTGTCTGCTCAAGTGAAGTCACAAATCAAATATGCAATGAAACAGTGGAATTCAACCAAAATAGTAAATTTGATCAATTATTCTGGCGACGATCCATACCAGGCCAACATTTACGTATCTAACAATAATCCGACTACTGATAGCTGGGGTTATTCTTTGAACGCGAGTGTTTCGACCAACGATTCTAATGTCAGAACATTAATCTGGACGAAGATCGATTTGGATTCTGGATTGCGTGCTGGACAGTATGATAATGCTGCAGTCGCACATACAATTTTGCATGAAATGGGTCACGCATTGGGAATGCCAGATAATTATCAAGATCCAAATGCAATCATGTATCATACGAGCGACTACATATCTGGAGTTGATCCAACGGTAAAATTGGACGCCAGCGATTATCAAATTTTAAAGCAACTTTATGCAAGTGAAGAATAG
- a CDS encoding SDR family oxidoreductase, which translates to MTIKNKRILVVGGTSGFGREVALQAQQAGAQVQVIGHDQGRLQKFEEEHQGISATALDAHNADDLKSFFEANSNYDHLVSTLGGAMGGGFLDSSIDEIRQTIEDKFFADLQLAQIASHSLNKYGSMIFTSGSGGHPSDASGAIVGNSAINIMVKGLAVEMAPNYRVNAVSPTWTPTGLWRDMSEPDVMKQVQQFSQNVPLRRVATIPEVASGYIYLMQNNFVTGQILNIDVGIDLN; encoded by the coding sequence ATGACAATAAAGAATAAACGAATTCTAGTGGTAGGCGGAACGTCAGGCTTTGGACGAGAGGTTGCCTTGCAGGCTCAACAAGCAGGTGCCCAAGTTCAAGTTATCGGACACGACCAAGGACGCTTACAAAAATTTGAAGAAGAGCATCAAGGTATTTCAGCAACAGCATTAGATGCTCACAATGCTGACGATTTAAAAAGTTTTTTCGAGGCCAATTCAAATTATGATCACCTAGTTTCGACCTTAGGAGGAGCTATGGGTGGCGGATTCTTAGATAGCTCGATCGATGAAATCAGACAAACAATCGAAGATAAATTTTTTGCCGACCTGCAATTGGCTCAAATTGCCAGTCATTCGTTAAATAAATATGGCTCTATGATCTTTACGTCAGGATCTGGCGGACATCCATCGGATGCATCTGGCGCGATAGTTGGAAACTCTGCAATTAATATTATGGTTAAAGGTCTAGCAGTAGAAATGGCACCTAATTATCGAGTCAATGCAGTGTCGCCGACCTGGACGCCAACTGGTTTGTGGCGCGATATGTCCGAACCAGACGTCATGAAACAAGTCCAACAATTTTCCCAAAATGTACCACTAAGACGAGTTGCTACGATTCCCGAAGTTGCCTCCGGATATATTTACTTGATGCAAAATAATTTTGTGACCGGACAAATATTAAATATTGACGTTGGAATAGATTTAAATTAA
- a CDS encoding MerR family transcriptional regulator, with translation MSTETMHETEQHYRIGDFAEITGLTSPTLRYYEKEGLVKPHRSDNGLRYYTDADVSWIKFLLHLKSTGMSIEQLKQYVQWRAEGDSTINKRLDLLKEVRSEFLKKMDDLDHSLTILNDKIDWYAGKSNGDIQDSEDFASYLKNMNHAE, from the coding sequence ATGTCCACAGAAACTATGCATGAGACGGAACAACACTACCGCATTGGTGATTTCGCCGAAATAACTGGATTAACCAGTCCAACCCTAAGATATTACGAAAAAGAAGGCTTAGTAAAACCTCATCGTTCAGATAACGGTTTGAGATATTATACTGATGCCGATGTCAGCTGGATCAAATTCTTGCTGCATCTCAAGAGCACTGGCATGTCGATCGAACAGTTGAAACAATACGTTCAATGGCGTGCAGAAGGCGACTCAACGATTAATAAACGTCTTGATTTATTGAAAGAAGTTCGTAGCGAATTCTTGAAAAAGATGGATGACCTTGACCACAGTTTGACTATCTTGAATGACAAGATCGATTGGTACGCTGGCAAGAGCAATGGCGATATTCAAGACAGTGAAGATTTTGCAAGTTATTTAAAAAATATGAATCACGCAGAATAA
- a CDS encoding ArsR/SmtB family transcription factor, whose amino-acid sequence MDYDKNAELLKALADPNRLKIVDLLSCGTLCACDILEHFEFTQPTLSHHMKVLKDAGIVSSEKIGKWQHYTLKPSFTKELPKFVYQLLLNDEDCICHQTSTSNCKTCKEA is encoded by the coding sequence ATGGACTATGACAAAAACGCAGAATTGCTCAAAGCTTTAGCAGACCCTAATCGGTTAAAAATCGTTGATCTATTATCATGCGGGACACTCTGTGCCTGCGATATTTTGGAACATTTTGAATTCACGCAGCCAACGCTTTCTCATCATATGAAGGTGCTCAAGGATGCCGGAATCGTGAGTTCTGAAAAGATTGGCAAGTGGCAACACTACACTTTGAAACCTAGTTTTACTAAGGAACTTCCCAAGTTTGTCTACCAATTGCTCCTCAACGATGAAGATTGTATTTGCCATCAAACATCGACGTCTAATTGTAAAACCTGCAAGGAGGCATAG
- the arsA gene encoding arsenical pump-driving ATPase: MERYNPKVDELTHYLFFTGKGGVGKTTVASATAMKLADQGHSVVLVSTDPASNLQDVFEMELDNKLRQIPSVPNLSVANFDPLESAKEYRDSVIEPYIGVLPEAALDNMKEQLSGSCTVEVASFNEFTHFLTDPEMNKNYEYIIFDTAPTGHTLRMLQLPAAWTNFLDNNTTGASCLGQLAGLDQDRAVYKKAVETLTDGTETTLVLVTRPQRSSLLETIRTSNELNKLGIDHQEVVVNGLLSHADDSLSEEIMQQQQADLDELLPKLSDYKQTCVYLRAASTVGIDNIRNILNPEKIETVQSDENKSRNFNTLDMIINDLNDSDKRYIFTMGKGGVGKTTTAVEIASGLADKGKSVHLITTDPADHLGMFQIDSDKIKVDHVDPEHALEEYQQEVLDNVSESMTEADVDYLKEDLRSPCTQEIALFTVFAQLIEQTKCDVTVVDTAPTGHTLLLLNSTEEYAEEVKRTSGKVPEAVMKLLNEVQTGKDVEIVMVTLPEATPVYETQRLSKELDRANMPHKWWLINESLQATDIDSPLLKARARSEDRWIDEVEKLSGGKFAVTGWQTNYERQHLTV, translated from the coding sequence ATGGAACGTTATAATCCGAAAGTGGATGAATTGACGCATTATTTATTCTTTACCGGAAAAGGCGGAGTCGGTAAGACCACGGTTGCCAGTGCGACCGCAATGAAGTTAGCTGACCAAGGACATTCAGTGGTGCTAGTTTCGACGGACCCTGCCAGCAATTTACAAGATGTTTTTGAAATGGAATTGGATAACAAATTGCGGCAGATACCAAGCGTACCGAATCTTTCAGTCGCAAACTTTGACCCATTGGAATCCGCTAAGGAGTACCGTGATTCCGTTATTGAGCCTTACATTGGCGTCCTGCCAGAAGCTGCCTTGGACAATATGAAAGAACAACTGTCAGGCTCATGTACCGTCGAGGTTGCATCGTTTAATGAATTTACTCATTTCTTAACTGATCCCGAAATGAACAAGAATTACGAATATATTATTTTTGACACGGCACCAACTGGCCATACATTGAGAATGCTACAACTGCCAGCTGCTTGGACTAACTTTTTAGACAACAACACTACTGGAGCTTCATGTTTAGGACAATTAGCCGGCTTAGACCAAGACCGTGCTGTCTATAAAAAAGCTGTCGAGACTTTGACTGACGGGACTGAGACAACTTTAGTGTTGGTCACTAGACCACAGCGTAGCTCGTTATTGGAAACAATCAGGACGTCAAATGAGTTGAATAAATTAGGTATCGACCATCAGGAAGTGGTTGTAAATGGCTTGTTGTCGCATGCCGACGATTCATTGTCAGAAGAAATCATGCAGCAACAACAAGCAGATCTTGATGAATTGTTGCCAAAGCTCTCTGACTACAAACAAACTTGTGTCTATCTTCGAGCAGCCAGCACTGTTGGGATCGACAACATTAGAAATATTTTGAATCCTGAAAAAATCGAAACAGTTCAGTCAGATGAAAATAAGTCGCGTAATTTTAATACGTTAGATATGATCATCAACGATTTGAACGATAGCGATAAGAGATACATTTTTACCATGGGTAAAGGTGGCGTTGGTAAAACGACTACCGCAGTTGAAATCGCCTCAGGATTAGCTGATAAAGGCAAATCGGTGCACTTGATCACCACCGATCCAGCTGATCACTTAGGGATGTTCCAAATTGACAGCGATAAAATCAAAGTTGACCACGTTGACCCAGAACATGCTTTAGAAGAGTATCAACAAGAAGTGCTGGACAATGTTTCTGAGTCGATGACCGAAGCAGACGTGGACTACTTGAAAGAAGATCTCCGTTCACCTTGTACGCAAGAGATTGCTCTATTTACAGTATTTGCACAGCTGATCGAACAGACTAAATGCGATGTGACGGTGGTCGATACTGCACCAACTGGACACACATTGCTACTGCTTAATTCAACTGAGGAATACGCTGAAGAAGTTAAACGGACCTCTGGTAAAGTTCCAGAAGCAGTTATGAAATTATTAAATGAAGTTCAAACTGGCAAAGACGTTGAAATCGTCATGGTGACCTTGCCAGAAGCAACGCCAGTCTACGAAACTCAACGATTGAGCAAAGAATTAGATCGTGCCAACATGCCACATAAATGGTGGTTGATCAATGAAAGTCTTCAGGCGACCGACATTGATAGTCCATTGTTGAAAGCTCGTGCCAGAAGTGAAGACAGATGGATCGATGAAGTCGAAAAGCTTTCTGGTGGAAAGTTTGCCGTAACGGGGTGGCAGACTAATTACGAGAGGCAACATTTAACAGTCTAA